The Lepidochelys kempii isolate rLepKem1 chromosome 5, rLepKem1.hap2, whole genome shotgun sequence genome window below encodes:
- the LOC140912113 gene encoding interferon beta-like: MTTRFLLHICLILLFSTEISSRLCTMLHFQQNKVNKESLELLQKRSGIFPSQCINERAAFKPTQDIVQLSVAQKENAKVVIQEILQEIFNIFSKNLTQSAWDATSIVRFQNGLYEQIQRLEACLRAQMEKELTNPESKDLQIISRSVKQYFQGIDAFLKEKQYSLCAWEIIRMEIPRCFVLIDKLIRRLSN, translated from the coding sequence ATGACCACCAGGTTTTTGCTGCACATTTGCCTCATACTGCTCTTCTCCACTGAAATCTCATCTCGGCTCTGTACCATGCTTCACTTCCAGCAGAACAAAGTGAACAAAGAGAGCTTAGagcttctgcagaaaaggagcggAATTTTCCCCTCACAATGCATAAATGAAAGGGCAGCTTTCAAGCCCACCCAGGATATTGTCCAACTTTCAGTGGCCCAGAAGGAGAATGCCAAGGTGGTAATTCAAGAGATCCTCCAAGAGATCTTCAACATCTTTAGCAAAAACCTCACCCAAAGTGCCTGGGATGCCACTTCCATAGTCAGGTTCCAAAATGGCCTTTACGAGCAAATTCAGCGGCTGGAGGCATGTTTGAGAGCACAGATGGAGAAGGAATTAACCAACCCGGAAAGTAAGGACCTCCAGATCATCAGTCGGAGTGTGAAACAATACTTTCAGGGGATAGATGctttcctgaaagaaaagcaaTATAGCCTGTGTGCCTGGGAGATCATTCGCATGGAAATACCCAGATGTTTTGTACTGATTGACAAACTCATTCGACGGCTGAGTAACTAA
- the LOC140912114 gene encoding interferon beta-like has translation MTTRCLLHICLILLFSTEISSQLCTMLHFQQNKVNKESLEFLEKVSGNLPSQCINERAAFKPTQDALQLPVSQKENAKVAIQEILQEIFNIFSKNLTQSAWDGASIVRFQNGLYQQIQRLEACLRAQTEKGLTNPESQDLQITSRRVKKYFQGIDAFLKEKQYSLCAWEIIRVEIPRCFVLIDKLTRRLSN, from the coding sequence ATGACCACCAGGTGTTTGCTGCACATTTGCCTCATACTGCTCTTCTCCACTGAAATCTCATCTCAGCTCTGTACCATGCTTCACTTCCAGCAGAACAAAGTGAACAAAGAGAGCTTGGAGTTTCTGGAGAAAGTGAGCGGAAATCTCCCCTCACAATGCATAAATGAAAGGGCAGCTTTCAAACCCACCCAGGATGCCCTCCAACTCCCAGTGTCCCAGAAGGAGAATGCCAAGGTGGCAATTCAAGAGATCCTCCAAGAGATCTTCAACATCTTTAGCAAAAACCTCACCCAAAGTGCTTGGGATGGGGCTTCCATAGTCAGGTTCCAAAATGGCCTTTACCAGCAAATTCAGCGGCTGGAGGCTTGTTTGAGAGCACAGACAGAGAAGGGCTTAACCAACCCAGAAAGTCAGGACCTCCAGATCACCAGTCGGagagtgaaaaaatactttcaggggatagatgctttcctgaaagaaaagcaaTACAGCCTGTGTGCCTGGGAGATCATTCGCGTGGAAATACCCAGATGTTTTGTACTGATTGACAAACTCACTCGAAGGCTGAGTAACTAA
- the LOC140911959 gene encoding interferon beta-like, whose protein sequence is MISRSLLQFCLMLHFSSEISCLDCNRLHVLQTRMNSESLEHLEKMGGNFPFQCLNEGIAFKPRDIFKLQLSHQENAKVAIQQILQELFHIFNNNLTQAAWNGTSIKEFQNGLHQQIEKLEMCLSAEMEKEVTYPGNETLLLTSLKLKRFFQTIEDFLKEKQYSRCAWEIIRVEIPRCFLMLNKLTKRLENEARDASSNDALKTAE, encoded by the exons ATGATCAGCAGGAGTTTGCTGCAATTTTGCCTCATGCTGCACTTCTCCAGTGAAATTTCATGTCTGGACTGTAACAGGCTGCATGTTCTACAAACCAGAATGAACAGCGAGAGTTTAGAGCATCTGGAGAAAATGGGTGGCAACTTTCCCTTCCAATGTCTAAATGAAGGGATAGCTTTCAAGCCCAGAGATATCTTCAAGCTCCAACTGTCCCACCAAGAGAATGCCAAGGTAGCCATCCAGCAGATCCTCCAAGAGCTCTTCCATATCTTTAACAACAATCTCACCCAAGCTGCCTGGAATGGGACTTCCATAAAGGAATTCCAAAATGGACTTCACCAGCAGATTGAGAAACTGGAGATGTGTTTGAGTGCTGAGATGGAAAAGGAGGTAACCTACCCAGGAAATGAGACCCTCCTGCTCACCAGCCTCAAACTGAAGAGATTCTTCCAGACAATAGAGGatttcctgaaagaaaagcaaTACAGCCGGTGTGCCTGGGAGATCATCCGTGTGGAAATACCCAGATGTTTCCTCATGCTCAACAAACTCACCAAGAGACTTGAAAATGAAG CACGTGATGCTTCCAGTAATGATGCTCTGAAAACAGCTGAATGA